The Brachyspira hyodysenteriae ATCC 27164 sequence TTAACTTTTTCTGTTCATCATAAAAACAGAGTATTAATTCCTGTTATAACTATAGTATTTGCTGTTATAGTAGTAGGATTAATGCTTATAGGTAAAGAAGGATTCCCTGAATCTGATGAAGGTCAGTTAATGGCAAGTATTACTATGCCTGTAGGTACTAGAAAAGAGCAGACAGGTGCTTTCATTGACAGAATGAGAAAAGATATGCAAGATGTTATAGGAAAGGATTTAAGCAGAATACAATCAAGAGCTAGATCCGGTTCTGATGCTAATAAAGGACAAATAAGAGCAAAACTTATAGATAAATCAGCAGGAAGAACTACTGAAACAGAAGAATATGTTGAGCTTGTAAGAAAAAGATTGGCAAGTTATCCTGCTACTATAAATGTTGACTCTGTAACTAGTATGAAAGGCGGCGGAAATAGCGATTCAAGCGGAATAGATATAGATATAGTTGGTGAAGATTTGGTAAGAGCTAGAGAATTAGCTAACAATGTAATAGCTGCATTACAAGATGTTCCTGGACTTAGAGATGTTCGTTTGAAAAAAAGTGATGCAAGCCCTGAGCTTAATGTTGTAATTAACAGAGATTTAGCTTCAAAAATGGGACTTAATATAAATACTGTTGCTAATTCTATTAAAACAAGTTTCGGCGGTACTACTGCTACAAGAATGACTCCTGATAATTCAGATGTAACTGATATTGATGTTATAGTTAGACTTAATGAAAGAGACAGAATAAATATAGAAGATGTAAAAAGAATGCTTATCCCAACTCCAAGCGGCATGGTTCCTATATCAGCCGTTGCAAGTGTAGATAAAAATTTTGCTCCTACAGAAATAACAAGAAAAAATGACAGCAGAATAACTTCTATCACTGCGGCAGGTTATGGAAGACCTATGAATCAGATAATGAATGATGTACAGGCTGCTATCAATCAAAAAGTTTTTGTACCTTCAGGATTTACTATAGTTTATTCCGGAGATTATGAAGACATGCAGGAAGCATTCGGACAGCTTATACAGGCTTTATTCTTGGCTTTGGTATTAGTTTATGCTATTATGGCAAGTCAGTTTGAATCTTATATAGCTCCTTTTGTTATTGCTCTTGCTATACCATTTGGATTTGCCGGATCTCTTTTCTTACTTCTTATTACAGGTCAGACTTTGAGTGTATATAGCGGTATAGGAGTAATAGTTCTTATAGGTATTGTAGTTAATAATGGTATTGTACTGATAGACTATATGAATCAGCTTATGCATGAGAAAAAAATTAATGGTGATAAAGCAGCTTTGATTGCAGGTCCTAGAAGATTAAGACCGGTTTTAATGACTTCTCTTACTACTATATTGGGTCTTCTTCCTATGGCTTTATCAAGCGGTGAAGGTAATGAGATGTATCAGCCTTTATCATTAGCAGTTCTTGGAGGATTGACAGTTTCTACTATGTTTACTCTTGTTATAGTACCTACTGTTTATGCTGCTATTAGAAATAGAATACCTCTTAAAGATTATGATGCTAAAGATTTGGCTAGTGTTGAAACTGGTACTGGTATAGATGATGCTTTGAGTACTCCTGGTAAATAATAGATAACATAAATAAAATAAGGGGCTTGAGTTAATACTTAAGCCCCTTATTTTTATAATAAAAAAGGATGCATTTCTTTATGCATCCTTTTATTTAAATAAAATTATTTTAAAATCTTATTCCAATCTGAGCACCTAAATCAACACTTGATAATTTAAAGTCATGAGTTTTACTTTCCATAAATGGAATATCATAAGCAACATAAATACCAGCAGTTAAATTAAGAGGTAAAATGAAATCGAGTGTAACTTTTACATAAGGTATAAAAGGCTTATTGAATTCTTTATATATTGTTTTTGTATCATACATGCTAGCTTGACCTATGCTGTCGCTGCTTTCTTTACTATACATAAGTCCTGCTATAGGGAATTTAAATCCTCCGCCTACACCTATTGATATGAAAGCCAAATCTATTCTAGGAAGCAAACCAAGATTAAAACTATCAAAAGAAGCTCCGTATCTTCCTTTTTCTCCTTTTAATCCGAAAGCAAATACATCTTTTTGATAACCTATATCAAGACCTATTCCTAAAGCTATATTACTTATTCCGAAATAATATCCAGGTATAACATGAATACCAAATTCAAAACCAGCATCAGCTTTAGTATATTTAGACGCATCCGTTCCAGTATATGTTCCTAAACTTAAACCGAAAGGAAATAATACATTAACCTCAAATCCTGTTTTTGCCATCAAATTTCCGCTTAATGCAATGATTAATAAGCATGAGATTGTTATTATTTTTTTCATTATTTTCTATCCTTATATTTAATTATATAATAGATAATCGACAATGAGAATAATATATTTATAAATAAAAATACTGTATTTATGTAGTTATCAAAAAAAATGGGAATGCTTTTATATACAAGCATTCCCAAAATATTATTTTATATTAATTAGAATCTTAAACCAATCTCTGCACCCAAATCAAAAGCTGAAAGTTTTGTATGGAAGCTAGGGTTTTTAGTTTCTATTAAAGGTATATCATAAGAGAAATAAGCTCCTACAACTATATTATAAGGTAATAAGAAATCAACAACAGCTTTAACATAAGGTATATAAGGATTTTTGAAATTTTCCCCTATTTTTTTGAAATCATATCCTTGAGAAGTATAACCACCGTCACTTTCTCTAAAATAGCTGCTTCCTGCTAAAGGTATTTTTACTCCTGCACCTACACCTATAGATACAAAAGCAATATCTATTCTAGGTAAAACACCTATCATTAAACTATCAAAAGCTATTCCTCCCTTTGATTTTTCATCAATAACTGCTTTGAAAGCAAATACATCTCTGTTATATCCTAAGTCTAAACCTAATCCAAATGATAAGTATTCAAATCCAAAATAATAAGCAGGCTGAACATGTATACCGAATTCAAATCCAGCATCAGATTTTATATGCTGAGCATCATTTCCGCTGAAACTGCTGAAACTTGCACCAATAGGAATAAGTAATCCTAAACTAAATCCTGTTTTTGCCATAAGTCCGCTGCTTAGACTCATTACCAATATACTTGTTATTATAATTAATTTTTTCATTTATTTTCTCCTAAAATCATTTTTTATATCTATAGTAAATTATAGTTATAAAAAAAATAAACTATATATAGTTTGTTTTTTGTTTATTTATTCTATATGCTATAATGTAATTTGAATTATTTATTATATAGGAATTGTAAGTATAATCTAACTTTTTTCAAGTGTTTTTTATGTATTTTTAATTTTCGACCAAATGGTTAAAATGTACAAAATTAGATATAAAATTAATATTATTTATTAAATAAAACGCTTTAATAATTGTTATTAATTAATTTTTTATTTAATTATTTTTCATCAAAAACAATATCTGTTAATATTTCTATATTGATTTACAGATTATAGATAAAATCAATATATTTTTCTTCTATAAATATATAAATAGCATACTATATAGTTCTTTATCAAATTCACTGCTTTTGGAATTATATTTACAATATAGTTTTATAATGTTATCAGATTATAACTTAAA is a genomic window containing:
- a CDS encoding efflux RND transporter permease subunit, translated to MRSFIELIVKRPVAVFMGIVAVVILGAVSLSRLPVDFLPDMELPFISIRTTYDNAGPEEVEKSVSRIIESAVSSVNNIKEVSSSSEEEESRVFIEFNWGSDLASATADIREAIDRIRKSLPDDAESPAVYKFSTDNIPVMEISFYGTDNLSALYNLVDNQILTSIEQVGGVAMAEIRGGLKTQIKVDVDMNRLQAYGLDINSIVSTLAMENQNISGGETYEGVYKYTLRTTGEFKTVNDIGNVVVALKTNSTPIRLRELATIYEGYDEDGDVMKVNGTPAVNVSINKESGANTVAVSDAIKKRLDSLNLPEGIKYEVLFNSADNVNNAIKGVLDTAWQGGLFAVIILMLYLWNVRTVLIIAISIPMSIIVTFTLMYFFGTTLNIISLSGLVLGIGMMVDNSIVVLENIFFYRNNGYGKYSSAIDGTSTVALAISASTLTTIAVFLPFLFVEGQTGQMFRDLCITVTVSMIASLAVALTVVPMLGARLVTTKKSKFLSRFENFFDKYFHSKVNYIYEKILTFSVHHKNRVLIPVITIVFAVIVVGLMLIGKEGFPESDEGQLMASITMPVGTRKEQTGAFIDRMRKDMQDVIGKDLSRIQSRARSGSDANKGQIRAKLIDKSAGRTTETEEYVELVRKRLASYPATINVDSVTSMKGGGNSDSSGIDIDIVGEDLVRARELANNVIAALQDVPGLRDVRLKKSDASPELNVVINRDLASKMGLNINTVANSIKTSFGGTTATRMTPDNSDVTDIDVIVRLNERDRINIEDVKRMLIPTPSGMVPISAVASVDKNFAPTEITRKNDSRITSITAAGYGRPMNQIMNDVQAAINQKVFVPSGFTIVYSGDYEDMQEAFGQLIQALFLALVLVYAIMASQFESYIAPFVIALAIPFGFAGSLFLLLITGQTLSVYSGIGVIVLIGIVVNNGIVLIDYMNQLMHEKKINGDKAALIAGPRRLRPVLMTSLTTILGLLPMALSSGEGNEMYQPLSLAVLGGLTVSTMFTLVIVPTVYAAIRNRIPLKDYDAKDLASVETGTGIDDALSTPGK